From the Leishmania donovani BPK282A1 complete genome, chromosome 30 genome, one window contains:
- a CDS encoding cyclophilin, putative → MPFRVLKPRRDAPQALLTPPSREQVYNNIEERRLKEWENYQKAHRFMEEAHTNRIFLDIGIGDALAGRLVVELFEDVVPETAARFHRLVTGEGGIHDPTGVKLDYLYTPLELIDRQHGYARFGDLLAYGVRLEPLRQETFKVRHTSRGLLTMTSYGPNLCNTSFAITLAAAPSLDFKQVAFGKVVDGLHLLEKLESLPLDQVGRPLTPVMIAICGTLTGERPPGKWASPQDRTGCDEDLAYEAIQ, encoded by the coding sequence ATGCCCTTCCGGGTGCTGAAGCCGCGGAGGGACGCTCCGCAGGCATTGCTGACGCCGCCATCGCGTGAGCAGGTGTACAACAACATCGAGGAGCGTCGCTTGAAGGAGTGGGAGAACTACCAAAAGGCTCACCGGTtcatggaggaggcgcacacaaaTCGCATTTTCCTCGACATCGGCATCGGTGATGCATTGGCGGGAAGACTCGTTGTGGAGCTCTTCGAGGATGTCGTACCCGAAACCGCTGCACGCTTTCACCGCCTCGTTACCGGCGAAGGCGGTATCCACGACCCAACTGGCGTCAAGCTGGACTACCTCTACACCCCTCTCGAGCTGATTGACCGCCAGCACGGCTACGCGCGCTTTGGGGATCTTTTGGCGTATGGCGTGCGTCTTGAGCCTCTGCGACAGGAAACGTTCAAGGTGCGCCACACCAGCCGTGGACTGCTCACGATGACGTCTTACGGGCCAAATCTGTGCAACACGTCTTTCGCCATCActctcgccgctgcgccctctCTCGACTTCAAGCAGGTAGCGTTCGGCAAGGTGGTGGACGGGCTGCATCTGCTGGAGAAGCTAGAGTCACTCCCGCTGGATCAGGTGGGCCGCCCTCTAACACCAGTCATGATTGCGATCTGTGGAACCCTTACGGGAGAGCGTCCCCCAGGCAAATGGGCCTCGCCCCAAGACAGGACGGGCTGCGACGAGGATCTTGCATACGAAGCCATCCAGTGA
- a CDS encoding mitotic cyclin, putative — protein sequence MSTDLAIVTTVSSDSVSRLFGPAGAMDFRSNPGMKDEYEDPKTIFNKMKQKDVKPLPDISVLKGTIYNYKNRRIITRWLRDVCGAFNLRSTTLCLAVQLADSYIVGNLHQLELQKCQLAAVTALWIAAKFEEMDADLPNLRKIVDVCDGAYSKEHVLAMEEAILSFYKWYLPHTTVVNHVYLQLHLINDPALIDSQPEENVPPVVSVEVLVLDANEGRTWVSLVLESHVSLQDCLDQLFSASNLLYSTSTSVFQLFGSCFLLAERLPLTAVVGNLPLDGKGCRRLFLCSSSSQITSTFAERGSYVILRSINSGFLDLCDILTQEVVTHVEFLRLYSYVTAFGVMGLALCLVSPDKDENRRLLQHVHKKLEISATQGLAVADLLTSKYKEALPTIREGKSLPRPPETFRDTLCYCFDRRLS from the coding sequence ATGTCAACCGATCTCGCGATTGTGACGACGGTCAGCTCCGACTCCGTCAGCCGCCTCTTCGGACCCGCCGGTGCAATGGACTTTCGGTCCAACCCGGGCATGAAGGACGAGTACGAGGATCCGAAGACGATCTTCAACAAGATGAAGCAGAAGGACGTGAAACCGCTGCCCGACATCAGCGTGTTGAAGGGAACCATCTACAACTATAAAAACCGCCGCATCATCACGCGCTGGCTGCGTGACGTGTGCGGCGCTTTCAACCTGCGAAGTACCACCCTGTGCCTCGCCGTCCAACTTGCTGACTCGTACATTGTCGGCAACCTGCACCAGCTTGAGCTGCAGAAGTGCCAGTTGGCCGCTGTCACGGCCCTGTGGATTGCAGCCAAGTTTGAGGAGATGGACGCAGACTTGCCGAATCTGCGCAAGATAGTGGACGTATGCGACGGGGCCTACTCTAAAGAGCACGTTCTCGCCATGGAGGAGGCTATCCTCAGCTTCTACAAGTGGTACCTGCCCCACACCACGGTGGTGAACCATGTCTATTtgcagctgcacctcatCAATGACCCCGCCCTGATCGACTCGCAGCCGGAGGAGAATGTGCCACCCGTTGTCTCGGTCGAAGTCCTCGTGCTGGACGCGAACGAGGGCCGCACCTGGGTCAGCCTTGTCCTGGAGTCGCATGTGTCTCTGCAGGACTGCCTCGATCAGCTGTTCTCCGCCTCGAACTTGCTCTACAGCACCTCGACGTCTGTGTTTCAGCTCTTTGGTAGTTGCTTTctgctggcggagcgccTGCCGCTCActgcggtggtggggaaCCTCCCATTGGATGGCAAgggctgccgtcgcctctTCCTGTGCTCCTCGAGCAGCCAGATCACCTCGACGTTTGCAGAGCGCGGCTCATACGTCATCCTGCGTTCCATCAACTCGGGCTTTCTAGACTTGTGCGACATCCTCACTCAGGAGGTGGTGACGCACGTGGAGTTTCTTCGCTTGTACAGCTATGTAACTGCCTTTGGCGTAATGGGGCTCGCGCTGTGTCTTGTGTCCCCAGACAAGGACGAGAACAggcgcctcctgcagcacgtgCACAAGAAGCTGGAAATCTCCGCTACGCAGGGTCTGGCTGTCGCGGACCTGCTTACCTCCAAGTATAAGGAGGCCCTGCCCACCATCCGAGAGGGCAAAAGCCTGCCGCGCCCGCCTGAGACCTTCCGCGATACGCTGTGCTACTGCTTTGATCGCAGACTGTCCTAA